A DNA window from Ovis aries strain OAR_USU_Benz2616 breed Rambouillet chromosome 7, ARS-UI_Ramb_v3.0, whole genome shotgun sequence contains the following coding sequences:
- the CEBPE gene encoding CCAAT/enhancer-binding protein epsilon, with product MSHGTYYECEPRAGQQPLEFSGARAGPGELGDMCEHEASIDLSAYIESGEEQLLSDLFAVKPAPEARGLKGPGTPAFPHYLPADPRPFTYPPHTFGPDRKALGPGIYSSPGSYDPRAVAVKEEPRGPEGSRGASRSGYNPLQYQVAHCGQTAMHLPPGLASPSQPLRVLKAPLAAAAPPCSPLLKAPSPAGPSHKGKKAVNKDSLEYRLRRERNNIAVRKSRDKAKRRILETQQKVLEYMAENERLRSRVEQLTQELDTLRNLFRQIPEAANLIKGVGGCS from the exons ATGTCCCACGGGACCTACTACGAGTGCGAGCCCCGCGCTGGCCAGCAGCCACTGGAGTTCTCAGGGGCCCGCGCGGGGCCTGGGGAGCTGGGGGACATGTGTGAGCATGAGGCCTCCATCGACCTGTCTGCCTACATCGAGTCTGGGGAAGAACAGCTCCTCTCCGACCTCTTCGCCGTGAAGCCAGCCCCTGAGGCCCGAGGCCTTAAGGGCCCCGGGACCCCTGCCTTCCCCCACTACCTGCCGGCTGACCCACGGCCCTTCACCTATCCCCCACATACCTTCGGCCCCGACAGGAAGGCCTTGGGGCCTGGCATCTACAGCAGCCCAGGGAGCTACGACCCCAGGGCCGTGGCCGTGAAGGAGGAGCCTAGGGGGCCTGAGGGCAGCCGGGGGGCCAGCCGCAGCGGCTACAACCCTCTGCAGTACCAAGTGGCACACTGTGGACAGACAGCCATGCACCTGCCCCCAGGCCTGGCGTCACCCAGCCAGCCGTTGCGCGTCCTCAAG GCCCCTTTGGCCGCTGCCGCGCCCCCCTGCAGCCCGCTCCTCAAGGCGCCCTCCCCAGCGGGCCCCTCACACAAGGGCAAGAAGGCGGTGAACAAAGACAGCCTGGAGTACCGGCTGCGGCGGGAGCGGAACAACATCGCGGTGCGCAAGAGCCGGGACAAGGCCAAGCGGCGCATCCTGGAGACGCAGCAGAAGGTGCTGGAGTACATGGCCGAGAACGAGCGCCTGCGCAGCCGCGTGGAACAGCTGACCCAGGAGCTGGACACGCTGCGCAACCTCTTCCGCCAGATCCCTGAGGCCGCCAACCTCATCAAGGGCGTGGGGGGCTGCAGCTGA